A window of Castanea sativa cultivar Marrone di Chiusa Pesio chromosome 1, ASM4071231v1 contains these coding sequences:
- the LOC142621883 gene encoding protein PHOX1 codes for MGRQSGKKKKQAGETSSDASPKQSKIGDKSPKGYDKDTAVFISMSQALKEEGNKLFQKRDHEGAMLKYEKALKLLPRNHIDVSYLRSNMAACYMQMGLSEYPRAVHECNLALEVTPRYSKALLKRARCYEALNRLDLALRDVSTVLDIEPNNLMALEIAERVKQALEKKGLKVNDAVIELPLNYVEQQYSLPPPKVMKVKARKKKINKIEEKKAVEVTEEKAVEVTEEKAEEVTEEKVAEENIEDKKADVKVVVEEKISSKEEEVPKKTVKLVLGEDIRWAQLPVDCSLLQLREVVQDRFPSSRAVLIKYRDQEDDLVTITTDEELRWAEASAESQGSVRLYIVEVSPEKDPFFERLNGKAVQNHSIKCNNIATNGDVVKCKKLEVTSCIEDWIIQFAQLFKNHAGFESDTCLDLHELGMKLYSEVMEEAVTSEEAQDLFDIAGDKFQEMAALALFNWGNVHMSRARKRVYFTEDASKESILTQIKTAYDWAQKEYITAGKRYEEALKIKPDFYEGFLALGQQQFELAKLSWYYAIGNNDDLQTWPSTDVLQLFNNAEDNMEKGMQIWEELEEQRRSELSKPKNIETLLQKMGLDGLFKDISLHEAMEQATNMRSQINILWGTMLYERSIVEFKLDIPVWNECLEVAVEKFELAGASPTDIAVMVKNHCSNDNASEGLGFKIDEIVQAWNEMCEAKKWQSEIPSFRLEPLFRRRVSKIYHALEHA; via the exons ATGGGGAGGCAAagtggaaagaaaaagaaacaggcAGGAGAAACATCATCTGATGCTAGTCCAAAGCAAAGCAAAATTGGGGATAAAAGCCCAAAGGGGTATGATAAAGATACAGCAGTTTTCATTTCTATGTCTCAAGCATTGAAGGAGGAGGGGAACAAATTGTTTCAAAAGAGAGACCATGAAGGAGCTATGTTGAAATATGAGAAAGCCCTCAAATTGCTTCCTAGAAATCATATAGATGTGTCCTATCTTCGGAGTAACATGGCTGCTTGCTATATGCAGATGGGGCTCAGTGAGTACCCCAGGGCAGTCCATGAGTGCAATTTGGCTCTTGAAGTCACACCGAGGTACAGTAAAGCACTGTTGAAGAGGGCAAGGTGTTATGAAGCTTTGAACAGGCTGGATCTGGCTCTGAGAGATGTCAGTACAGTATTGGACATAGAGCCAAATAATCTCATGGCATTAGAGATTGCAGAAAGGGTGAAGCAGGCACTTGAGAAGAAAGGTTTAAAGGTGAATGATGCAGTAATTGAATTACCTCTGAATTATGTTGAACAACAATATTCTTTACCTCCACCAAAGGTAATGAAAGTGAAGGCACGAAAGAAGAAGATCAACAAAATAGAGGAGAAGAAGGCTGTGGAAGTAACTGAGGAGAAGGCTGTGGAAGTAACTGAGGAGAAGGCTGAGGAAGTAACTGAGGAGAAGGTGGCTGAGGAAAACATTGAGGACAAGAAGGCTGACGTTAAGGTGGTtgtggaggagaaaattagTAGCAAAGAGGAAGAAGTGCCTAAGAAAACTGTGAAATTGGTTTTAGGGGAGGACATAAGGTGGGCTCAGTTGCCAGTTGATTGCAGCCTCTTGCAACTAAGGGAGGTTGTCCAAGACCGGTTTCCAAGCTCGAGAGCAGTTCTTATCAAATACAGGGACCAAGAAGATGATTTGGTCACAATCACTACTGATGAAGAACTGAGGTGGGCTGAAGCATCAGCAGAATCACAGGGTTCTGTAAGGCTGTACATAGTAGAAGTTAGTCCTGAGAAGGATCCATTCTTTGAGAGGCTGAATGGGAAGGCGGTGCAGAATCATAGTATAAAATGTAATAATATAGCTACAAATGGTGATGTGGTAAAGTGCAAGAAATTAGAAGTGACATCTTGCATTGAGGACTGGATAATCCAATTTGCTCAGCTGTTCAAGAACCATGCTGGATTTGAATCTGACACATGCTTGGATCTTCATGAACTTGGGATGAAGCTCTATTCTGAGGTCATGGAGGAAGCAGTTACAAGTGAGGAAGCACAAGACCTTTTCGACATAGCAGGGGATAAGTTCCAAGAGATGGCAGCTTTAGCATTGTTCAACTGGGGAAATGTTCACATGTCAAGGGCAAGGAAGAGGGTGTATTTTACAGAAGATGCTTCAAAAGAATCTATACTTACACAGATCAAAACTGCCTATGATTGGgcacaaaaagaatatataacGGCAGGAAAGAGATATGAAGAAGCACTGAAAATTAAACCAGATTTCTATGAAGGCTTTCTTGCTCTAGGGCAGCAGCAGTTTGAGCTTGCAAAACTTTCTTGGTATTATGCAATTGGAAACAATGATGATTTGCAAACATGGCCTTCGACAGATGTTCTACAACTATTTAACAATGCCGAGGACAACATGGAGAAAGGTATGCAAATTTGGGAGGAATTAGAAGAGCAACGCCGAAGTGAACTTTCTAAACCTAAGAATATTGAAACGCTGTTGCAGAAGATGGGATTGGATGGGCTATTTAAAGATATATCACTGCATGAAGCTATGGAGCAGGCTACAAACATGAGGTCTCAGATAAACATCTTATGGGGCACCATGCTTTATGAGCGATCAATTGTGGAATTCAAATTAGATATACCAGTATGGAATGAGTGTTTGGAAGTTGCAGTTGAGAAGTTTGAACTTGCTGGAGCTTCTCCAACAGATATAGCCGTTATGGTGAAGAACCACTGTTCAAATGATAATGCATCGGAAG GTCTAGGGttcaaaattgatgagataGTACAGGCATGGAATGAGATGTGTGAAGCTAAAAAGTGGCAGAGTGAAATTCCATCATTTCGGCTGGAACCATTGTTTCGGCGGCGAGTTTCAAAAATATATCATGCCTTGGAGCATGCATGA